AAACAACAAAATTGAAACACTTTAATTCTTCTTAAATTAAAAAAGGGACAAAACGCCCCTTTATAGCCAACTCAAACTGTCTAATTCGTGGTAGCATTTATCATACTTGCAGTAGCCACCCCAATTTGATAAAGTATCGTTGTAATATCTTTTGTAATCTGTAAGGTAGTAACTTTTGAATAATCGTATGGAACATAAATCATATCTCCAGGCTCAAGATCAAAATAGTAAATGGATGAAAATAGATGGTCATCTTTTACAACTTCACCATTAGCTTTGATTATATGAATCATACTTGTATTCGCAAAATCTGTTACTCCACCAACTTTATCAAGATAATATTCAACGTTTGGATTATCTTTGTTGAAAGCAACTGAAGTTTCAAAAAGAACTTCACCCATAACAAGTACAGAACTAGCTATTTCGGGAACATATACTGAATCAGAATCTTCGAATTTTATAGGGAGATAGTGGTCATCCTCAAAAGGAATTGTAACTCGGCCTGTAGCAGGAATTGAATCGAAAGCCATCATATGAATTGAATTTAAAGCATTTAAATCCTCTTTCATCATTGATATAACTTTCAACCTACTGATAAGTTCATCACGTACTTTCGTATATTTCTCAATCTGTTGTTCCTTTACAGATTTTCTGAACAATCTCAAACCCTTTTTATTGGCATTTTCAGTTAGTCCACCGCATTTATCTAAAAGATCATAAATATTATCATTACTATTAACGACATATACTCCTGGTTTTTTAACTTCACCATACATTTTCACAATTTTTGTTTTTCTTCTCTCAGGATTTTTCTGTACAAGGATAGCATCATTTGCTAAAATTGGATAATTATCATCAATTGAGATCATTGTTTCCATATTTTTATCGCCATCTTTTCTAACAACCATAACAGAGTCAGTTCTAGCTCCTATCGTATATCCACCAGATAATCCAATGAGATCTTTTGCAGTCAAACCATCAAACCAGGCATAATCGCCTTCTCTTTGTACTTCACCAATAAGTGAAACTTCCTCAATAAAAGAATAATTAATGAAATTCCCTATATGAACGGAATCTCCTGGCATCAATGAAAATTCAACGGGATCTATTTTTGAAAAATACTGAAATCCGCTTTCACTATTTTTTCTCAATACTGTTACATTTTTTAAATCTCCCATCGGTGTTACTCCACCAGCATAGGCTATCAAGGAATTTACAGGCATATCTTTATTCCACATATAATTTCCAGAAATTCTTACCTCTCCCCCAATTGATACTTTATCTAGAAAATTTAACGAGTCTAACGAGAAAACTTCAATTGTATCTCTATTCATCAAAGCAATATCAAAATCGACTGATTTGTCAAAAATTTTTTCAGGTGAAAAATTTAATATTTTCTCTTGCAAACCTCTCGATGCTTTTCTCTTGATATGAGCATATTTTGTATTTGTATTATCTTTCA
This genomic window from Candidatus Delongbacteria bacterium contains:
- a CDS encoding SLBB domain-containing protein; this translates as MCKLKFFVLAFFIITIPALCQNLDEMRALYKTYTGKDLDINSIKSGDKSKSNDVIYKLDTLSTAEKKEMEKKIAKNNSLNKEKINAFEAYYNGKIIDPYADVLKLFSINFANVKINSTVSKLIPESYIPAVGDIFTIAIWGTINRTITCEITPGQYIILDDLGKIDLAGYDYAQSKKAIGDYLSKISGIEFDVRLSNVNPVHVFVFGQVEKPGAYMVSPFSSIIEILALSGGINQNGSYRKISVSDPAGKATNIDLYESFFHGDHKDYFFNSGSVIFVGNSESKVGIAGNVINSGIYEIKNGDKLDDILKICGTTPFSELNRIEIERIGKDGKRVIVNSNLKENPTLSNGDFIRIFSTLVYDGSYVFLKGNFKHPRQIRFEEGLTLLDIFTTEEVLKDNTNTKYAHIKRKASRGLQEKILNFSPEKIFDKSVDFDIALMNRDTIEVFSLDSLNFLDKVSIGGEVRISGNYMWNKDMPVNSLIAYAGGVTPMGDLKNVTVLRKNSESGFQYFSKIDPVEFSLMPGDSVHIGNFINYSFIEEVSLIGEVQREGDYAWFDGLTAKDLIGLSGGYTIGARTDSVMVVRKDGDKNMETMISIDDNYPILANDAILVQKNPERRKTKIVKMYGEVKKPGVYVVNSNDNIYDLLDKCGGLTENANKKGLRLFRKSVKEQQIEKYTKVRDELISRLKVISMMKEDLNALNSIHMMAFDSIPATGRVTIPFEDDHYLPIKFEDSDSVYVPEIASSVLVMGEVLFETSVAFNKDNPNVEYYLDKVGGVTDFANTSMIHIIKANGEVVKDDHLFSSIYYFDLEPGDMIYVPYDYSKVTTLQITKDITTILYQIGVATASMINATTN